From the genome of Pseudanabaena sp. FACHB-2040:
CCCTTTGAAGATTACTTAGCTAGCCTAATGCAGGCGTTTCCAGAGCCCCTTATCGAACTGGCAATTGTCGAAACTTTGGTGCAGCAGTGGTTGCGGGTGCCCCTGCTGCGGGGCATCGAGTTTTTGCAAACGGCCCATCAGGTACTGCAGGGCTGGGATCCGGTGGTTGAAAGCCGGTTAACCCCTGGTCATTTTGAAATGATTACTGGGCTAGACCCTGCCCCCATCTTCAAGGCCCTAGAAGCGATCATTCAAGACTGCTCTAGTGCAGCTGAGGGCATAGCCCGAGCGATCGTGCTTATCCCAACGACAGAAATACCGTAATGCCTAAGCGTTTGGGCGGCTGAGAGGGCCGTAGCGCCAGTAGTGTAAATATCGTCAATCAGCAAAACTGGCCCTGAGGGACGATGGTGATGAAAGGCTGGCCCCAGGGCAAAGGCTCCGTCTAGGTTGTGCTGTCTGGCCTGGGCACCCAAACCATGCTGGGCCTGAGTCGCCCGCACCCGCACTAGCCCCTGAGAAGCCAAGGGCAGGTTGGTCAGGCGGCAGAACCAGTAGGCCAAAAGTTCAGCCTGGTTAAAGCCTCGCTGGCTCAATTTATCGGCGTGTAGGGGAATGGGCACGACAATGGGCTGTTTTTTCTGAGACGGGTGTAACCTGGGGTGCTGGTGCTGCCAGCACTGCCCCAAATAGCTCCCAAAAAGCTGAGCCAGAGCAGGCTTATGCTGATATTTGAGCAATCCCAAGGCCTGCCGCAGAGATCCCTGGTAAGCGCCCCAGGCTAACACCGGCAGAGGTGACTGCAGTCCCTGGAGTGGGGCCGACAGACGATCCTGCTCCAGGCGTTTGCGGCAGCTGGGGCAGATGCCGCCGGGGGAGGTGCGATCGCACAGCGGGCAAGGCGAGGTCAAAAAAACATTGAGCAGTTGAGTCAAGGGCACGGTCAGCGCTGGCCCTGGTTTAGGCATAGCCATAGGGTTCGGCAGAGTTCTAGCCCCATTTTGGCTGTAGCTGCGATCGCACCAGAAGCGTAGATCTAAGGAACTTTGGCAAATCTTTGGGTGCTCTGGCTCTGGTTGCGAGGGTGTAGAGTGAGCTGGGCTAGTCCGGGGCTCACTGCGGCTGCTGGGGAATTCTAACTGTGGACGTTTTTGAAGAACGCCCAGGTTTCATAATGAGGGTGGGCGATTTGTGGATATTTTTCACGAAACTGGGCAAGGGTTCATTGTGATAGGAAGTTTTGCCGCTGCTATCGATGCAGGCACCGATTGCTCCATAACTCGTTAACCTAATTAATGCTTCCTTTTCGCTTGCTGGCCCAAATAGCCGATGCAGATCTTGCTGCTGTCGGCGAAAAAGCAATGGCGCTTCGAGATCTA
Proteins encoded in this window:
- a CDS encoding ComF family protein — its product is MAMPKPGPALTVPLTQLLNVFLTSPCPLCDRTSPGGICPSCRKRLEQDRLSAPLQGLQSPLPVLAWGAYQGSLRQALGLLKYQHKPALAQLFGSYLGQCWQHQHPRLHPSQKKQPIVVPIPLHADKLSQRGFNQAELLAYWFCRLTNLPLASQGLVRVRATQAQHGLGAQARQHNLDGAFALGPAFHHHRPSGPVLLIDDIYTTGATALSAAQTLRHYGISVVGISTIARAMPSAALEQS